The Nocardioides sp. S-1144 genome includes a region encoding these proteins:
- a CDS encoding ABC transporter permease encodes MSTLTRTGTATPADAVTTGTPDAPGFLADTWNVMLRELRPMLREPASVLFAMVQPLVFLALFAPLLPDEGLGGSALQWFVPGIIAMTALMGASMTGSNLSLEINTGSHERLLVSPLRRSSLLVGRALKEVVPMLAQALLIVAVVTPFSFDLHPGGVLLGLAILTLFSVGIGALSFALALVSAGQDWLFWTVQQTLIFPLLLLAGVLLPIDESAPGWLRLLADLNPLGYIIEAERALFAGTLPAGTVAQGALAAAAVAALGLLVGLRTMKRSS; translated from the coding sequence ATGAGCACCCTGACCCGCACCGGTACCGCGACCCCGGCGGACGCCGTCACGACCGGCACCCCCGACGCCCCCGGCTTCCTGGCCGACACCTGGAACGTCATGCTGCGCGAGCTGAGGCCGATGCTGCGCGAGCCGGCGTCCGTGCTGTTCGCGATGGTGCAGCCGCTGGTCTTCCTCGCGCTCTTCGCGCCGCTGCTCCCGGACGAGGGCCTCGGCGGCTCGGCGCTGCAGTGGTTCGTGCCGGGGATCATCGCGATGACCGCGCTGATGGGCGCCTCGATGACCGGCTCCAACCTCAGCCTGGAGATCAACACCGGCTCGCACGAGCGGCTCCTCGTCTCCCCGCTGCGACGCTCGTCGCTGCTGGTCGGCCGGGCGCTCAAGGAGGTCGTCCCGATGCTGGCGCAGGCGTTGCTGATCGTGGCCGTCGTGACGCCGTTCAGCTTCGACCTGCACCCGGGCGGGGTGCTGCTCGGGCTCGCGATCCTGACGCTCTTCAGCGTCGGCATCGGCGCCCTCTCCTTCGCCCTCGCCCTCGTCTCCGCCGGTCAGGACTGGTTGTTCTGGACGGTCCAGCAGACGCTGATCTTCCCGCTCCTGCTGCTCGCCGGCGTCCTGCTGCCGATCGACGAGAGCGCCCCCGGCTGGCTGCGCCTCCTCGCCGACCTCAACCCGCTCGGCTACATCATCGAGGCCGAGCGCGCCCTGTTCGCCGGCACCCTCCCCGCCGGCACGGTCGCCCAGGGCGCGCTCGCGGCCGCCGCCGTCGCCGCCCTCGGCCTCCTCGTCGGCCTGCGCACCATGAAGCGATCCAGCTGA
- a CDS encoding ABC transporter ATP-binding protein: MTTSPHPHQPGPVIRTQGLTKTFTRHKQTVDAVRGLDLEVTDGELVAFLGPNGAGKSTTLRMLTTLVAPTSGTAQVAGHDVVTEQRAVRRCIGYVGQGNAAGHQQRGRDEVVSQARAHGLGRAEANARADELLAAFDLAEHAGRPVSTLSGGQRRRLDVAIGLVHQPRLMFLDEPSTGLDPQNRVNLQEQVQRLNRELGTTIVLTTHYLEEADAIADRVVVIDHGLVIADDSAQRLKSGLGDLVSLGFATPDDAAAAATRAARIEGSVVDVVGAHGTDVALRVAHGRDLAADLVTELAASGTPVRRIEVASATLDDVFLNLTGRSLRETQSGTTETEGAAA, from the coding sequence ATGACCACCTCACCCCACCCCCACCAGCCAGGTCCGGTCATCCGGACGCAGGGACTGACCAAGACCTTCACCCGTCACAAGCAGACCGTGGACGCCGTCCGCGGCCTCGACCTGGAGGTCACCGACGGCGAGCTCGTCGCCTTCCTCGGCCCGAACGGCGCCGGCAAGTCGACGACGCTGCGCATGCTCACCACGCTCGTCGCGCCGACGTCGGGCACCGCCCAGGTCGCCGGCCACGACGTCGTCACCGAGCAGCGCGCCGTGCGCCGCTGCATCGGCTACGTCGGGCAGGGCAACGCCGCCGGGCACCAGCAGCGCGGGCGCGACGAGGTCGTCAGCCAGGCCCGGGCCCACGGCCTGGGCCGCGCCGAGGCGAACGCCCGCGCCGACGAGCTGCTGGCGGCCTTCGACCTCGCCGAGCACGCCGGTCGTCCGGTCTCCACGCTGTCCGGCGGCCAGCGCCGCCGCCTCGACGTCGCCATCGGGCTCGTGCACCAGCCCCGGCTGATGTTCCTCGACGAGCCGTCGACCGGGCTCGACCCGCAGAACCGGGTGAACCTCCAGGAGCAGGTGCAGCGGCTCAACCGCGAGCTCGGCACCACGATCGTGCTCACCACCCACTACCTCGAGGAGGCCGACGCGATCGCCGACCGCGTCGTCGTCATCGACCACGGCCTGGTGATCGCCGACGACAGCGCCCAGCGGCTCAAGTCCGGGCTCGGCGACCTCGTCTCGCTCGGCTTCGCCACCCCGGACGACGCCGCCGCGGCGGCCACCCGCGCCGCGCGGATCGAGGGCAGCGTCGTCGACGTCGTCGGCGCCCACGGCACCGACGTCGCCCTCCGGGTCGCCCACGGCCGCGACCTGGCCGCCGACCTGGTCACCGAGCTGGCGGCGTCCGGCACGCCCGTGCGGCGGATCGAGGTGGCCAGCGCCACCCTCGACGACGTCTTCCTGAACCTGACCGGGCGCAGCCTGCGCGAGACCCAGAGCGGCACCACCGAGACCGAAGGAGCAGCAGCATGA
- a CDS encoding helix-turn-helix transcriptional regulator → MSTSARMLSLLSLLQTHRYWPGEELAARLEVSGRTLRRDIERLRDLGYCVDASRGVAGGYQLRAGGQLPPLLLEDDEAVAIAAGLRSAAAGSVGGLEETSVQALTKVVALMPPALRRRMDALATQTDAPGPWREGPGVDAVLLTTLAQACRDDEPLAFAYQARGADVTRRRVEPHRLVSLGRRWYLVAYDRDRQDWRSFRVDRITDAAATGQRFRPRDLPAESALAFVRSGFRRIPHRHDVRVRVTAPAPRVADAVGQWGTVTPDGEDACLLEMNVDALEWPVMVLARLAVPFTVDSPPELRAACSSVAELFSAASA, encoded by the coding sequence ATGTCCACCAGCGCCCGGATGCTCTCGCTGCTCTCCCTGCTCCAGACCCACCGGTACTGGCCCGGTGAGGAGCTGGCGGCCCGGCTGGAGGTGAGCGGGCGCACGCTGCGCCGCGACATCGAGCGGCTGCGCGACCTCGGCTACTGCGTCGACGCCTCGCGCGGGGTGGCCGGCGGCTACCAGCTGCGCGCCGGCGGCCAGCTGCCGCCGCTCCTGCTCGAGGACGACGAGGCGGTCGCCATCGCCGCCGGCCTGCGGTCGGCGGCCGCCGGGTCGGTCGGTGGCCTCGAGGAGACGTCGGTCCAGGCCCTCACGAAGGTGGTCGCGCTGATGCCGCCGGCGCTGCGACGCCGGATGGACGCGTTGGCCACGCAGACCGACGCGCCCGGTCCGTGGCGCGAGGGCCCGGGCGTCGACGCCGTCCTGCTGACGACGCTGGCCCAGGCCTGCCGCGACGACGAGCCGCTGGCCTTCGCCTACCAGGCCCGCGGCGCCGACGTCACCCGGCGGCGGGTCGAGCCGCACCGGCTGGTCTCCCTGGGACGCCGCTGGTACCTCGTCGCCTACGACCGCGACCGCCAGGACTGGCGCTCCTTCCGCGTCGACCGGATCACCGACGCCGCCGCGACCGGCCAGCGCTTCCGCCCGCGCGACCTGCCCGCCGAGAGCGCCCTGGCCTTCGTCCGGTCCGGCTTCCGCCGGATCCCGCACCGCCACGACGTCCGCGTGCGGGTGACCGCCCCCGCCCCGCGGGTGGCCGACGCCGTGGGCCAGTGGGGCACGGTGACGCCCGACGGCGAGGACGCCTGCCTGCTCGAGATGAACGTCGACGCGCTCGAGTGGCCGGTCATGGTCCTCGCCCGGCTCGCCGTCCCGTTCACCGTCGACTCGCCGCCCGAGCTCCGCGCCGCCTGCTCCTCGGTGGCCGAGCTCTTCTCGGCCGCCTCCGCCTGA